A stretch of the Bdellovibrio sp. 22V genome encodes the following:
- a CDS encoding NAD(P)/FAD-dependent oxidoreductase, with translation MAKSSLTRREFLKISAMSSSALALSSCTTLDRYFMGDKRNLTNEVVILGAGAAGLSAGFELKKRKIPFRVFEASSRVGGRVQSIPLFGLEGAVAELGAEFFDSSHTAVLSLAKELNISVSEIKAASGEEAHLFAFDKKTYRVKDMASRLKTLQNPMRRIRSDLFREQDVILSYKNAVQFERSLYYDTLSLQDLLNSWKDEVDPLVLKLIEVQAVNRFGVDAKEQSSLHFLSTIDAEGSSLLSGRTTYRMNGGLSSLMQTLSARVAGVIPDHVMKLNMVLTEINEEDGVFQLFFRGPNGTEVFTARNIICTLPFSKLKEVKGIGDLSFSNIKKENILNQAYATHSKGTVVFPTPFWKNRRGNTPANVGNFTGDFVSQKMWDSGRSQPVTRGLLTFQRAGASGLKAGAEAARDAANDLELFYKDVPEYEKERTQIANWSQRPWAGGSMAFFKPGQYMRFKGVAAEAEYEGRFLFAGEHTSARFAGTLQGALESGLRAASEVSI, from the coding sequence ATGGCAAAAAGTTCTTTGACCCGCCGTGAATTTTTAAAGATTTCAGCAATGAGTTCGTCAGCGTTGGCACTTAGCAGTTGCACGACCCTCGATCGCTATTTTATGGGCGACAAAAGGAATCTGACGAATGAGGTGGTCATTCTGGGAGCTGGAGCCGCGGGACTCAGTGCAGGCTTTGAACTCAAAAAGCGTAAAATTCCTTTCCGTGTATTTGAGGCTTCCTCGCGAGTGGGCGGGCGCGTGCAATCCATCCCTCTTTTTGGTTTAGAAGGAGCCGTTGCGGAATTGGGGGCGGAGTTTTTTGACTCTTCCCATACGGCCGTTTTGTCTTTGGCCAAAGAACTCAATATCTCTGTGAGTGAAATCAAAGCGGCCAGCGGAGAGGAAGCGCACCTCTTCGCGTTCGACAAAAAAACTTACCGCGTAAAAGACATGGCTTCGCGCCTGAAGACTCTGCAAAATCCCATGCGCCGTATTCGCAGCGATCTTTTCCGTGAACAAGACGTGATTCTTAGTTATAAAAACGCTGTGCAGTTTGAAAGATCCCTTTATTACGACACGTTGTCTTTGCAGGATCTTCTTAATTCCTGGAAAGATGAAGTCGATCCTTTGGTTCTCAAGTTGATTGAAGTGCAAGCGGTGAATCGTTTCGGCGTGGATGCCAAGGAGCAGTCGTCGCTGCATTTCCTTTCGACGATTGATGCGGAAGGCAGTTCGCTTTTAAGCGGTCGCACGACTTATCGCATGAACGGCGGGCTTTCGAGCTTGATGCAAACATTGTCGGCACGAGTGGCGGGAGTTATTCCGGATCATGTGATGAAACTCAATATGGTATTGACTGAAATCAATGAGGAAGATGGTGTCTTTCAATTGTTCTTCAGAGGTCCGAACGGCACCGAGGTCTTTACCGCACGAAACATTATTTGCACTTTGCCTTTTTCCAAGTTGAAAGAGGTCAAAGGCATCGGCGATCTGTCCTTCTCGAATATCAAAAAAGAAAATATCCTGAATCAAGCCTACGCCACTCATAGCAAAGGCACCGTCGTGTTTCCGACGCCTTTCTGGAAAAATCGCCGCGGCAACACGCCGGCCAACGTCGGCAACTTCACAGGTGATTTTGTTTCGCAAAAAATGTGGGACTCGGGACGCTCGCAACCGGTTACACGCGGTCTTCTTACTTTCCAAAGAGCAGGTGCTTCAGGGTTGAAAGCGGGCGCTGAAGCCGCTCGAGATGCCGCGAATGATTTGGAACTTTTTTATAAAGACGTTCCCGAATATGAAAAAGAAAGAACACAAATCGCCAACTGGAGTCAGCGCCCGTGGGCCGGTGGTTCGATGGCGTTTTTCAAACCGGGACAATACATGCGTTTTAAGGGAGTTGCGGCCGAGGCTGAGTACGAAGGTCGCTTCTTATTTGCGGGGGAACATACCAGTGCGCGATTCGCAGGAACACTGCAAGGCGCTTTGGAAAGCGGCCTCAGGGCCGCCTCCGAAGTTTCCATTTAA
- a CDS encoding DUF2785 domain-containing protein yields MVRRLHTSKILIPLLMTLQGLNAHAMDTNPQLPQKNLISNAVHVQVTQRGMKYFDTRLSEILGNLGVKLDEGYFPAMKYTFDKPINPDDFKDANPEAVKMYGQVRDLLTKWLVGFSMNDHRPTIEIGESGYLAQFSRFGLVTDEKLMRALGKRDGAVLAIELEIKKLTVSTKSVIAWDVNNEFLGKVGLEDVTLQAGDNEIPLRIRLPFYLRMNAYGGLDFEALEIDNNLNSTSLSLQYKKLIVPTFAVEVNGKKFYMNTKELDNLLAAQAPMILQKVRESLGDFARKQLPEMLNEKAKEFLGGSLEQIQDMAPPGAEPTDRRPNFKWGLKLQNIGLKDSLNIDLATYVEDPINSRSVPLKSNASRGVPSFNLIPQANYDIALSVDRGLINRVLQLAFERKNFEQIKQSDGSVLKLVASPVVDYVKTPAGAVLKPQEAFMKMRVAIETKPGSMFLKDTIIVEFDIIAKLRQLSDKSGMQLLLYTIDTDSMFLDDKYISFAGKMFKGKVREGVKDELRKKSAGWKMSDEVLPGSLPLPPQILGIKLDINRVAMDPNGHLVMYLDYAKTGAK; encoded by the coding sequence ATGGTACGTCGGCTCCATACATCAAAAATATTGATTCCCCTGCTGATGACTTTGCAGGGCTTGAATGCGCATGCGATGGATACCAATCCACAGCTGCCGCAAAAGAATCTGATTTCTAATGCCGTTCACGTGCAAGTCACTCAACGCGGAATGAAGTATTTCGACACGCGTTTAAGTGAAATTCTTGGCAACTTAGGTGTCAAACTCGACGAGGGTTATTTCCCGGCGATGAAGTACACTTTCGATAAGCCCATCAACCCGGACGATTTTAAAGATGCCAATCCCGAAGCTGTCAAAATGTACGGCCAAGTCCGCGATCTTTTAACGAAATGGCTGGTCGGCTTTTCCATGAACGATCACCGTCCTACAATTGAGATAGGTGAATCAGGTTATCTTGCGCAGTTTTCGCGTTTTGGTTTGGTCACCGACGAAAAATTGATGCGCGCTTTGGGTAAACGTGACGGCGCCGTTCTGGCTATTGAACTTGAAATCAAAAAATTGACGGTATCGACGAAGTCTGTGATTGCGTGGGACGTTAATAATGAATTCCTTGGCAAAGTCGGTCTTGAAGACGTGACCTTACAAGCCGGTGACAACGAGATTCCGTTGCGCATTCGCCTCCCCTTCTATCTTCGCATGAACGCTTATGGCGGACTTGATTTTGAAGCTCTGGAAATCGATAACAACTTGAATTCGACGTCGCTTTCTTTGCAGTACAAAAAATTGATCGTGCCGACCTTCGCCGTTGAAGTGAACGGTAAGAAATTTTATATGAACACCAAAGAGCTTGATAATCTTTTAGCGGCGCAGGCCCCTATGATTCTGCAGAAAGTGCGCGAAAGCCTTGGTGACTTCGCCCGTAAACAGCTTCCGGAAATGCTCAACGAAAAAGCCAAAGAATTTTTGGGTGGTTCATTGGAGCAGATTCAAGACATGGCGCCTCCGGGTGCGGAGCCGACAGACCGTCGTCCTAACTTTAAGTGGGGACTCAAACTGCAAAATATCGGCTTGAAGGATTCTTTAAATATTGATTTGGCGACTTACGTGGAAGATCCGATCAATAGCCGTAGCGTGCCTTTGAAATCCAATGCGTCTCGTGGGGTGCCGTCATTTAATTTGATCCCGCAAGCCAACTATGACATCGCATTGAGCGTGGACCGCGGCCTTATCAATCGCGTCTTGCAATTGGCGTTTGAAAGAAAAAATTTCGAGCAGATCAAACAATCCGATGGTTCCGTTTTGAAACTGGTGGCGTCGCCGGTGGTTGATTACGTAAAAACTCCAGCTGGAGCCGTTTTGAAACCACAAGAAGCTTTCATGAAAATGAGAGTGGCGATCGAAACAAAACCGGGTTCGATGTTTTTGAAAGATACGATCATTGTTGAGTTCGATATTATTGCAAAACTTCGTCAGTTGAGCGATAAGAGCGGCATGCAGCTGCTCCTTTACACGATTGATACGGACAGCATGTTCCTTGACGACAAATACATTTCATTTGCCGGGAAGATGTTTAAAGGAAAAGTCCGCGAAGGTGTAAAGGATGAGCTTCGCAAGAAAAGCGCGGGATGGAAGATGAGCGATGAAGTTCTTCCAGGCAGTTTGCCGCTTCCGCCGCAGATTTTGGGAATTAAATTGGATATCAATCGCGTGGCCATGGATCCTAACGGACACCTTGTGATGTATCTCGACTACGCGAAAACAGGAGCTAAGTAA
- a CDS encoding trypsin-like serine protease: MLKKWTALLATTALLAACGESQNSQVDITAQQNGVIGGDKVSAGTAIAQHTVGLYDSKSGSLCSGTLISESLVLTAAHCVVSDASYIKVYFSPDMRETPEELTRQATAALPNKLYNPEGSEDINDVAVIRFAGPLPAGFAPAPLLQDFSRIQKGSKVIVAGYGLNWSWGIKMGSGVLRTTELKVKQSLYGASEIMLDQSVRRGICSGDSGGPAYVEINGQLHLLGVASRGDSLPIPLTPDCFILSVFTRVDAQMSWIQAASTQLMSVK; the protein is encoded by the coding sequence ATGTTGAAGAAATGGACCGCTCTTCTTGCGACCACAGCTTTGCTTGCGGCTTGCGGTGAAAGTCAAAACTCACAAGTCGATATAACAGCCCAACAAAATGGTGTGATTGGCGGCGACAAAGTTTCTGCCGGCACAGCGATCGCACAACATACTGTGGGTCTTTATGATTCCAAATCAGGGTCTTTATGTTCGGGAACTTTGATCAGTGAAAGTCTGGTTTTGACGGCCGCTCACTGTGTGGTTTCCGATGCTTCTTATATTAAAGTTTACTTCAGCCCCGACATGCGTGAAACGCCCGAAGAACTCACTCGTCAAGCCACGGCCGCTTTGCCGAACAAGTTGTACAATCCCGAAGGCAGCGAAGATATCAATGACGTGGCCGTGATCCGCTTTGCGGGACCATTGCCAGCAGGGTTTGCTCCAGCGCCATTGTTACAAGATTTCTCGCGCATTCAAAAAGGCAGTAAAGTGATTGTGGCGGGTTATGGTTTAAACTGGTCATGGGGAATCAAAATGGGTTCCGGTGTCCTTAGAACAACAGAACTTAAAGTAAAGCAGTCTTTGTATGGCGCTTCCGAAATTATGTTGGATCAATCTGTTCGTCGTGGAATTTGCAGCGGCGACTCCGGCGGACCGGCTTACGTTGAAATCAACGGGCAATTGCATTTGCTCGGAGTTGCAAGCCGCGGGGACTCTTTGCCGATTCCTTTGACTCCGGATTGTTTTATTCTTTCGGTCTTCACGCGCGTCGATGCACAAATGTCTTGGATTCAAGCGGCATCTACACAATTAATGTCGGTAAAATAG
- a CDS encoding response regulator transcription factor, whose protein sequence is MSQALSYLLVDDHALLVEGLKNLLGTHRPAWRCLGEAFNLADAKRLISKGDPSYVLLDHGIGDSTGLSLIEELLEVYSPSRFVLVSQLQDKKILRGYLHVGVKALIAKKDSSEALIEGIESLSSPSQVYLSESFKTLLGSEDPAEALTAREIEVIRLIALGKTNKDVGRDLNCSEFTIKTHKTNIMRKLNLKNSVELSVWALKNNLLL, encoded by the coding sequence ATGTCTCAGGCGCTCTCTTATCTTCTTGTCGACGATCATGCTCTTTTAGTTGAAGGTCTTAAGAACCTTCTTGGAACGCATCGACCTGCATGGCGTTGTCTCGGGGAAGCTTTTAATTTGGCGGACGCCAAAAGACTTATCAGCAAAGGGGATCCTTCTTACGTCCTTCTTGATCACGGCATTGGCGATTCGACGGGACTGTCTTTAATCGAAGAACTTTTAGAGGTTTATTCCCCGTCGCGATTTGTTTTAGTCAGCCAGCTTCAGGATAAAAAAATTCTGCGCGGCTATCTGCATGTCGGTGTTAAAGCTCTTATTGCCAAGAAGGACTCTAGCGAAGCTCTTATTGAAGGGATCGAGTCGCTGAGTTCTCCATCCCAGGTGTATCTTTCTGAAAGTTTTAAAACTCTTCTGGGTTCCGAGGATCCTGCTGAGGCGTTGACGGCAAGAGAAATTGAAGTCATCCGCCTCATCGCTTTGGGAAAAACCAATAAAGACGTGGGCCGCGACCTCAATTGCTCTGAATTCACAATCAAAACGCACAAAACTAACATCATGAGAAAGCTCAATCTTAAAAACTCCGTCGAGTTGAGTGTTTGGGCGCTGAAGAACAATTTGTTGCTATGA